One part of the Marispirochaeta sp. genome encodes these proteins:
- the nadB gene encoding L-aspartate oxidase, whose protein sequence is MMRFDALVVGAGIAGLSAAIRLARKGAHVCLVSKSANPLECNSLYAQGGIVARGEEDSPDLLKHDILEAGDGINSVEAVEKLSCEGPDLVMDFLADELKVPFIRDEKGYLLTREAAHSVRRILHVHDYTGRSIMEHLFKAAEAEERISRLSNYTAIDIITSTHHSMDYQVRYKPSRALGMYLLNNENGEVIPVFASAVLLATGGLGDIFQHTSNPKGVVGDGIAMAYRANVEIINAEFVQFHPTTLFHRDSDRFLISESVRGEGARLLNREGEYFMSRYSPRLKDLAPRDEVARGIYRQIEKDKAGYVYLDARGIKDHDLTERFPSIFAACAAVNIDIRKDLIPVVPAAHYSCGGIKVDPGGKTSLDGLYAVGETACTGVHGANRLASVSLLEGLYYGVHVAETILSQPHDLSDRLIRSIPPWVSPLGETSFDPVLIRSDLNQIQSTMWNYVGIIRTKKRLSRAFADLNYLNHRIERFYRSALLRRDVVELRNAIISALVVTRSALNNGQSIGCHYLQG, encoded by the coding sequence ATGATGCGTTTTGATGCCCTGGTCGTAGGCGCTGGAATTGCTGGTTTAAGTGCTGCAATCCGTCTGGCACGAAAGGGAGCCCATGTCTGTCTTGTCTCAAAAAGCGCCAACCCGCTGGAATGCAACAGCCTTTATGCTCAGGGCGGTATTGTTGCCCGGGGAGAAGAGGACAGCCCTGATCTGCTTAAACACGATATCCTTGAAGCAGGTGACGGTATTAATTCCGTAGAAGCGGTAGAAAAATTATCCTGCGAGGGGCCCGACCTGGTAATGGATTTCTTGGCGGATGAGCTCAAGGTACCGTTTATCCGGGACGAGAAGGGGTATCTGCTGACCCGCGAGGCTGCCCATTCTGTGCGCCGAATCCTGCATGTCCACGATTATACCGGACGCTCTATTATGGAACATCTGTTTAAGGCCGCCGAGGCGGAGGAACGGATCAGCCGTCTATCAAACTACACGGCAATCGATATTATAACCTCAACCCACCACTCAATGGATTACCAGGTCCGCTACAAACCAAGCCGTGCTCTGGGAATGTATCTGCTCAATAATGAGAACGGCGAAGTCATTCCGGTTTTTGCCTCGGCGGTACTGCTTGCTACCGGAGGGCTTGGAGATATCTTTCAGCATACATCGAACCCCAAGGGTGTAGTCGGAGACGGCATAGCCATGGCTTACAGGGCCAATGTGGAGATAATAAATGCCGAATTTGTCCAGTTCCACCCAACGACTCTGTTTCACCGGGATTCAGACCGTTTTCTGATATCCGAATCCGTGCGGGGGGAAGGCGCCCGGCTGCTGAATCGGGAAGGGGAGTACTTTATGTCCCGCTACTCTCCAAGGCTTAAGGATCTTGCCCCCAGGGACGAAGTGGCCCGGGGGATTTACCGACAGATAGAAAAGGACAAAGCCGGATATGTCTATCTGGATGCCCGGGGTATAAAGGACCATGATCTGACAGAACGCTTTCCTTCTATTTTTGCCGCCTGTGCTGCTGTCAATATCGATATTCGAAAAGATCTTATTCCCGTTGTGCCTGCCGCCCATTATTCCTGCGGAGGCATTAAGGTCGATCCTGGCGGCAAGACATCACTGGACGGTCTTTATGCTGTGGGCGAGACTGCCTGTACTGGAGTGCATGGGGCCAACAGGCTGGCTTCGGTCTCGCTGCTGGAAGGCCTGTATTACGGGGTCCACGTAGCGGAAACCATCCTGTCGCAACCTCATGATCTGTCCGACCGCCTGATCCGCAGTATTCCCCCCTGGGTTTCTCCCCTTGGTGAAACCAGTTTTGACCCGGTTTTGATTCGCAGCGATCTTAACCAGATACAGAGTACCATGTGGAATTATGTAGGGATTATACGGACAAAGAAACGGCTTTCCAGGGCCTTCGCGGACCTGAATTACCTGAATCATCGTATTGAGCGTTTTTATCGATCCGCCCTTTTACGCCGTGATGTGGTGGAACTGCGCAACGCGATAATAAGCGCTCTGGTGGTAACCCGCTCTGCTCTCAACAATGGTCAGTCCATAGGGTGTCATTATCTGCAGGGCTAG
- the spoVG gene encoding septation regulator SpoVG has translation MEITDIRIRRVEADGKLKAYVTVTFDDSFVVHNVKVIEGKNGAFIAMPSRKTKTGEYKDVAHPINSDFRGKLQDRILEEYKAQAEGSPAYDEDEDS, from the coding sequence ATGGAAATCACGGATATCCGGATTCGGCGTGTCGAAGCGGATGGCAAACTTAAGGCCTATGTAACCGTAACCTTTGATGACTCATTTGTTGTTCACAACGTAAAGGTAATCGAAGGGAAAAACGGTGCTTTTATTGCGATGCCTTCAAGGAAAACGAAGACCGGAGAGTACAAGGATGTCGCGCATCCGATAAATTCGGATTTCCGGGGTAAACTGCAGGATCGTATTCTGGAAGAATATAAGGCCCAGGCTGAAGGAAGCCCGGCCTATGATGAAGACGAAGACAGCTGA
- the ispE gene encoding 4-(cytidine 5'-diphospho)-2-C-methyl-D-erythritol kinase has protein sequence MRAITLQSPAKVNLHLEIGGKRNDGFHDLCSLFQIVSLADTITVRSLKDSNNTCSIHGAFSCDSEDNLICKAYRLFSQTYKLKTSIDVVVEKRIPEGAGLGGGSSNAASMLKGLRDLFTVPIHNQELSRLAAHLGSDVPFFCRSPLACVSGRGEKVTPLDSPRRIPLVLVLPDFPVSTADAYRWLDAEQGNTERTVSCGKDFSSLYKQPPEEWPFFNSFTPILLSRHPLIGEVLEDLRSAGALCADVSGSGSAIFGVFASREAASMAAVILKGKKRLKQVLTIETLAIFPDSILQ, from the coding sequence ATGAGGGCCATAACCCTTCAATCTCCGGCAAAAGTGAATCTGCATCTTGAGATCGGAGGTAAACGGAACGACGGGTTTCACGATTTGTGCTCTCTTTTTCAGATTGTTTCTTTAGCGGATACAATCACAGTGAGATCTTTGAAAGATTCTAACAATACCTGCAGTATACATGGCGCGTTCAGCTGTGATTCTGAGGACAATCTGATATGTAAAGCCTACAGGCTTTTTTCTCAGACCTATAAACTGAAAACCTCAATCGATGTTGTGGTTGAAAAGCGTATACCCGAGGGAGCGGGTCTCGGGGGCGGATCCAGCAATGCTGCATCCATGCTCAAGGGGCTTCGTGATCTTTTTACGGTTCCGATACATAATCAGGAGCTTTCACGGCTGGCAGCGCATCTTGGGAGTGATGTCCCTTTCTTCTGCCGAAGTCCTCTTGCATGTGTTTCAGGACGCGGCGAGAAAGTAACTCCTCTGGACAGCCCACGGCGGATTCCATTAGTTCTGGTTTTACCTGATTTCCCGGTTTCAACCGCAGATGCGTATCGCTGGCTTGATGCTGAGCAGGGCAATACCGAACGAACAGTCTCCTGTGGTAAAGATTTTTCTTCTTTATATAAACAGCCGCCAGAAGAATGGCCTTTTTTTAATTCTTTTACCCCGATCCTGCTTTCCCGACACCCTTTGATTGGTGAGGTTCTTGAGGATCTGCGTTCCGCAGGGGCCTTATGTGCGGATGTCTCCGGTTCCGGTTCCGCGATTTTTGGTGTTTTTGCCAGCAGAGAAGCTGCCAGCATGGCGGCAGTAATTCTAAAAGGTAAAAAACGCCTAAAACAAGTGCTTACAATAGAAACACTTGCTATATTTCCGGATAGCATATTACAATGA